The following are from one region of the Xylanibacillus composti genome:
- a CDS encoding AbrB family transcriptional regulator, translating to MKPAIPYTGIACAAAAALAGGGLFQLVGLPLAWMLGPAFAMMTVKTAWPQRIAWPRILGDAGVVVVAYLLGRSMTKATAVTILHDLPFMMATALLWLVLGFLVGWLFAKLARIDTVSGILGCSPGGLTQMVIVADSDSRADAGTVAIVQTCRILVVLYTVPFTAAWMAHAGTSEGAAAAGQGPAAQIAEASLAAPSFYGYLLLPAVPLAAWLLRRMKVPAGEFLGPVLLVGVLAASGFAWPEVPELLTAAAQACIGLFIGSRVRLRILLENKRLAPLALAAGGFFVSLTLAAAWAISAVAEGSIITWFLALSPGGLGEVAVTAMQLGANDAQVTAYQVFRLLFILFLVPFLVNLTRKKWKEDL from the coding sequence TTGAAGCCTGCGATACCGTATACAGGAATTGCTTGCGCCGCCGCTGCCGCATTGGCCGGCGGCGGCTTGTTTCAGCTGGTCGGCTTGCCGCTTGCCTGGATGCTTGGCCCCGCCTTCGCCATGATGACAGTCAAGACGGCTTGGCCGCAGCGCATTGCGTGGCCGCGTATACTCGGGGATGCGGGCGTAGTGGTCGTCGCTTATTTGCTGGGGCGGTCCATGACGAAGGCGACGGCTGTCACCATTCTGCATGACCTGCCCTTCATGATGGCTACGGCGCTCTTGTGGCTGGTGCTCGGCTTCCTAGTCGGCTGGCTGTTTGCGAAGCTGGCCCGTATCGATACGGTGAGCGGCATTCTGGGATGCTCGCCGGGCGGGTTGACGCAAATGGTCATCGTAGCGGATAGCGACAGCCGTGCGGATGCGGGAACGGTAGCTATCGTACAGACTTGCCGCATTTTGGTCGTCTTGTACACCGTTCCGTTCACCGCAGCCTGGATGGCGCATGCCGGTACATCCGAAGGAGCTGCAGCGGCCGGGCAAGGGCCGGCGGCTCAGATAGCAGAGGCGTCTCTCGCCGCGCCTTCCTTCTATGGCTACCTGCTGCTCCCTGCTGTCCCGCTTGCCGCTTGGCTGCTCAGACGCATGAAGGTGCCGGCCGGCGAATTTCTTGGACCGGTGCTGCTAGTCGGCGTGTTGGCCGCATCCGGTTTTGCCTGGCCTGAGGTGCCTGAGCTGCTTACCGCTGCCGCGCAAGCCTGCATCGGCTTGTTCATCGGCAGCCGGGTGCGGCTGCGCATTCTGCTGGAGAATAAACGGCTTGCCCCGCTGGCGCTGGCAGCAGGGGGCTTCTTCGTCAGCTTGACGCTTGCGGCCGCATGGGCCATCTCTGCCGTTGCGGAAGGCTCGATCATCACCTGGTTTCTGGCGCTTTCGCCCGGCGGCCTGGGCGAAGTTGCGGTTACGGCGATGCAGCTGGGCGCGAATGACGCGCAGGTGACGGCATATCAAGTGTTTCGGCTGCTGTTCATCCTGTTCCTCGTACCGTTCCTTGTGAACCTCACGCGGAAGAAGTGGAAAGAGGACCTATAG